A part of Nesterenkonia lutea genomic DNA contains:
- a CDS encoding DUF1801 domain-containing protein, with amino-acid sequence MYLPDGVGAHAEALATLGPHSTGVGCIYLPSLDQVDLKGLEAIITSSCRTLTAGTFTQRARDGGDATAP; translated from the coding sequence GTGTACCTGCCGGACGGGGTCGGAGCCCATGCCGAGGCGCTTGCGACGCTGGGTCCGCACAGCACCGGAGTCGGGTGCATCTATCTGCCGAGCCTCGATCAGGTGGATCTGAAGGGGCTCGAGGCGATCATCACGTCCTCCTGCCGGACCCTGACGGCGGGCACCTTCACCCAGCGCGCCAGAGACGGTGGGGACGCTACGGCGCCGTGA
- a CDS encoding MFS transporter: MTRETKTAIPSELKVMILAAFVIAIGFGIVAPILPQYASDFGVSAMAVSAVVSAFGLFRLLFAPASGKLTQWLGETPVYVIGLLIVAASMIATAFAPSYELLLIFRALGGIGSTFFTVSAMTFIARKSPPTIRGRVSGAYASAFLIGSVAGPLVGSGLLVFGQRVPFLVYGGALVIAAMIVFFMLRQSRLEDRGRKEDREKATLAEAWQNRGYRAALTAGFANGWATFGLRNSVVPLFAASAFVGSGWFLDSSQLAGVALATFAAGNVAAVLVFSRRSDRHGRRRPIIIGLMISAVATGFLGLAPSPLWLLLLSVIAGVGTGLMNPAQQAAIADIVGSGRNGGSVVSTFQMTQDLGSIIGPLLAGFLVDQLGYSWAFGVTGVILMIGALAWSRAPETLEPSTEH, encoded by the coding sequence ATGACACGCGAGACGAAGACTGCGATCCCTTCTGAGCTGAAGGTCATGATCCTCGCGGCCTTCGTGATCGCGATCGGGTTCGGGATCGTGGCGCCGATCCTGCCGCAGTATGCCTCGGACTTCGGTGTCTCCGCGATGGCCGTCTCCGCCGTCGTCTCGGCCTTCGGGCTGTTCAGGCTGCTGTTCGCCCCCGCCTCGGGCAAGCTCACCCAGTGGCTGGGGGAGACCCCCGTGTACGTGATCGGCCTGCTGATCGTCGCCGCCTCCATGATCGCCACCGCGTTCGCCCCCAGCTATGAGCTGCTGCTGATCTTCCGTGCGCTGGGCGGCATCGGCTCGACGTTCTTCACGGTCTCGGCCATGACCTTCATCGCCAGGAAATCCCCTCCCACGATCCGCGGCCGGGTCTCCGGGGCGTACGCCTCGGCGTTTCTGATCGGCAGCGTGGCCGGGCCCCTGGTCGGTTCCGGGCTGCTGGTCTTCGGACAGCGGGTCCCGTTCCTGGTCTATGGCGGCGCGCTGGTGATCGCGGCGATGATCGTGTTCTTCATGCTGCGGCAGTCGCGGCTGGAGGACCGTGGCCGGAAGGAGGACCGGGAGAAGGCCACCCTGGCGGAGGCCTGGCAGAACCGCGGCTACCGCGCCGCGCTGACTGCAGGCTTCGCCAACGGCTGGGCGACCTTCGGGCTGCGCAACTCCGTCGTGCCGCTCTTCGCGGCCTCCGCCTTCGTGGGGTCGGGGTGGTTCCTCGATTCCAGCCAGCTGGCGGGAGTCGCGCTGGCCACCTTCGCCGCAGGCAATGTGGCCGCCGTGCTGGTGTTCTCCCGGCGATCCGATCGTCATGGACGACGGCGGCCCATCATCATCGGGCTGATGATCTCCGCGGTCGCCACGGGCTTTCTCGGGCTGGCGCCGAGCCCGCTGTGGCTCCTGCTGCTGAGCGTGATCGCCGGGGTCGGGACCGGGCTGATGAACCCCGCACAGCAGGCAGCCATCGCAGACATCGTCGGTTCCGGACGCAATGGCGGGTCTGTGGTCTCCACGTTCCAGATGACCCAGGACCTCGGTTCGATCATCGGTCCGCTGCTGGCAGGGTTCCTGGTGGATCAGCTGGGGTATTCGTGGGCCTTCGGCGTGACGGGAGTGATCCTGATGATCGGCGCGCTGGCCTGGTCCCGGGCCCCGGAGACGCTGGAACCTTCCACCGAACACTGA
- a CDS encoding ATP-grasp fold amidoligase family protein: protein MPRIPRAVHRNIPGIGWRDRKISFLETRVDQLLASRSSLTENLESITSTLHEERARNNSQTRAQMAEIETLRSDMEVLRELYETASSEHERFTRSSFKAKMSNYLGATDVARANGWHATNAIAQMNYKLRSYSLAESLGVDTPKILGVWNSPESIEFSDLDEEKFVLKADGGHSGIAVIPLIRNDSGWQTLTGKEQLTEGRPSDRMLKRLIKGRGPYFAEEFLESDGESTIPQDIKVYTAYGHILQVLVMQTEGKQVVNRQTFSRKYFDADGNDLGMILPGAVYDPDIPLPNHWDELLSAAKGLSIASGLPFLRVDLYATSRGPVLGELTSTPGGKQQYRLQHDAMLGAAWNRAEVRLERDIALGRPPGTLYGPDPYTWWYSESGEESHPSSWPRRVVDAERWYTPSPTDPPERV from the coding sequence ATGCCGCGGATACCGAGAGCAGTGCACCGCAACATACCTGGTATCGGGTGGCGAGATCGCAAGATCTCGTTCCTGGAGACCCGCGTCGATCAGCTCCTCGCGTCCCGCAGCTCACTGACCGAGAACCTTGAGAGCATCACCTCGACGCTCCACGAGGAACGGGCCAGAAACAACTCCCAGACCAGGGCACAGATGGCCGAGATCGAGACCCTCCGGAGCGATATGGAGGTCTTGAGGGAGCTGTACGAGACGGCTTCTTCTGAACATGAGCGCTTCACCCGGTCGTCCTTCAAGGCGAAGATGTCCAACTATCTCGGCGCCACTGACGTTGCTCGGGCGAACGGCTGGCACGCCACCAACGCGATCGCACAGATGAACTACAAGCTGCGCAGTTATTCTCTGGCCGAGAGTCTCGGGGTGGATACGCCCAAGATACTGGGCGTCTGGAATTCTCCGGAGAGCATTGAGTTCAGTGACCTCGATGAGGAGAAGTTCGTACTCAAGGCGGACGGTGGTCACAGTGGGATTGCGGTGATACCGCTGATCCGGAACGACTCGGGATGGCAGACACTGACCGGAAAGGAGCAGCTCACCGAGGGGCGTCCCTCGGACCGCATGTTGAAGCGCTTGATTAAGGGCCGAGGACCATACTTCGCAGAGGAGTTCCTCGAGAGCGACGGCGAGTCCACCATTCCGCAGGACATCAAGGTCTACACGGCCTACGGCCACATTCTCCAAGTTCTGGTCATGCAGACCGAGGGCAAGCAGGTCGTGAACCGCCAGACTTTCTCCCGCAAATACTTCGACGCCGACGGCAACGACCTCGGCATGATCCTGCCGGGCGCGGTCTACGACCCCGACATTCCGCTGCCGAACCACTGGGACGAGCTTCTCTCCGCCGCAAAAGGGCTTTCCATCGCCTCCGGACTGCCATTCCTGCGGGTCGACCTCTACGCAACGTCCCGCGGCCCCGTGCTCGGCGAGCTGACATCAACTCCGGGGGGGAAACAGCAGTATCGGCTCCAGCACGACGCCATGTTGGGCGCCGCGTGGAACCGAGCCGAGGTGCGCCTTGAGCGCGACATCGCCCTCGGCCGCCCCCCTGGAACGCTCTACGGACCAGACCCCTATACATGGTGGTATTCCGAGTCAGGTGAGGAGTCACATCCGTCCTCCTGGCCGCGACGAGTCGTCGATGCCGAACGCTGGTACACGCCCTCGCCTACGGATCCCCCGGAGCGAGTCTGA
- a CDS encoding ammonium transporter, with the protein MELGSLDVWVLVASGLVLLMTPGLAFFYGGLSQAKSAINMMMMSFGAMGLVAVVWALWGSAIAGGESVGGLFGNPTTDFGLYNTLNDAPEGLIGIGFGATFAIITTALISGAIADRAKFSAWMVFVPIWVTLVYCPLAFMVWGDGGLLGEGGAVGDAVGEAVDYAGGLVVHMCAGLAALVLALILGKRRNFTQRESHRPHNTPFVLLGASLLWFGWFGFNGGAAAEAGEAGLIWVNTLLAPAAALVVWLVTQRVRGEKPTALGAASGIVAGLVAITPACAHVDPVGAITIGAVSGFACYLAVGLKYKLGFDDTLDVVGLHFVAGLWGTVAIGLLGRAELIDGERGGLFYGGGLGLMGSQIVAVLVTLVFTVVMTAIIAYAIHATIGFRVTSEVETMGIDRSEHDEDAYIFETDSTPRRTTAGAPPE; encoded by the coding sequence ATGGAACTTGGATCACTAGACGTCTGGGTGCTTGTGGCAAGCGGACTCGTTCTGCTCATGACACCCGGCCTGGCCTTCTTCTACGGCGGTCTGTCTCAGGCCAAGTCCGCCATCAACATGATGATGATGAGCTTCGGGGCCATGGGCCTCGTGGCCGTGGTCTGGGCCCTCTGGGGCTCGGCCATCGCCGGCGGCGAATCGGTCGGCGGCCTCTTCGGCAACCCGACCACCGACTTCGGCCTCTACAACACGCTGAACGACGCGCCTGAGGGCCTCATCGGCATCGGCTTCGGCGCCACCTTCGCCATCATCACCACCGCACTCATCTCCGGCGCGATCGCTGACCGCGCCAAGTTCTCCGCCTGGATGGTCTTCGTGCCCATCTGGGTCACCCTGGTCTACTGCCCGCTGGCCTTCATGGTCTGGGGCGACGGTGGACTCCTCGGCGAGGGCGGCGCCGTCGGCGACGCCGTCGGTGAGGCAGTCGACTATGCCGGCGGTCTGGTCGTCCACATGTGCGCCGGTCTCGCCGCTCTGGTTCTTGCACTCATTCTGGGCAAGCGTCGCAACTTCACCCAGCGTGAATCACATCGTCCCCACAACACGCCGTTCGTGCTGCTGGGCGCCTCGCTGCTCTGGTTCGGCTGGTTCGGCTTCAACGGCGGCGCTGCTGCCGAGGCCGGCGAAGCTGGTCTCATCTGGGTCAACACCCTGCTTGCACCGGCCGCTGCCCTGGTCGTCTGGCTGGTCACCCAGCGAGTCCGTGGAGAGAAGCCGACCGCCCTCGGCGCAGCCTCGGGCATCGTCGCCGGTCTTGTCGCCATCACTCCCGCCTGTGCTCACGTCGACCCTGTGGGCGCCATCACCATCGGTGCCGTCTCCGGGTTCGCCTGCTACCTGGCGGTGGGCCTGAAGTACAAGCTCGGCTTCGATGACACGCTCGACGTGGTCGGCCTGCACTTCGTCGCCGGCCTCTGGGGCACTGTGGCGATCGGCCTGCTGGGCCGCGCCGAGCTCATCGATGGTGAACGCGGCGGACTCTTCTACGGCGGCGGTCTGGGCCTCATGGGCTCACAGATCGTGGCGGTGCTGGTGACACTGGTCTTCACCGTGGTGATGACCGCGATCATCGCCTACGCCATCCACGCCACCATCGGTTTCCGTGTCACCTCCGAGGTCGAGACCATGGGCATCGACCGCTCAGAGCACGACGAGGATGCCTACATCTTCGAGACTGACAGCACCCCCCGCAGGACCACTGCCGGAGCACCCCCGGAGTAA
- the ftsY gene encoding signal recognition particle-docking protein FtsY: protein MDFDVLILFIVLAVILLGTLGFFLVQGGKILPRDKREQYLSQRDPDDLPSGGVDTLEAPPEERPAADEPEFGDAAGGAQGTTVLEPTLETPEPVAGRLARLRARLVKSNNIFGRSLLALLSRDEIDEDVWEEIEEILLMADVGTEPALELVDRLRERVKVEGTQDTGQVKAMLTEELTALVDPSLDRRLTVTAEGRPAVIMVVGVNGVGKTTTIGKLARMLVAEDKDVLLGAADTFRAAAAEQLSTWGHRVGVPTVKSDVEGADPASVAYAAVDKGIELETDVVMIDTAGRLQNKADLMNELGKVKRVVEKKSPVDEVLLVLDATVGQNGLNQAKVFAEVVNVTGIVLTKLDGTARGGIVVAIQRQLGVPVKLIGLGEGPDDLAPFDAEEFVTALLEDR, encoded by the coding sequence GTGGATTTCGACGTTCTTATTCTCTTCATCGTTCTTGCTGTGATCCTGCTCGGCACCCTGGGATTCTTCCTGGTGCAGGGCGGAAAGATCCTTCCGAGGGACAAGCGTGAGCAGTACCTGTCCCAGCGCGACCCCGATGACCTCCCGTCCGGCGGCGTCGACACGCTCGAGGCGCCGCCCGAGGAGCGTCCTGCTGCTGATGAGCCGGAGTTCGGTGACGCTGCCGGAGGTGCGCAGGGGACCACGGTCCTCGAACCGACTCTGGAGACCCCGGAACCCGTGGCCGGCAGGCTCGCCAGGCTCCGTGCCCGGCTGGTCAAGTCCAACAACATCTTTGGCCGGTCCCTGCTGGCGCTGCTGTCCCGAGACGAGATCGACGAGGACGTCTGGGAAGAGATCGAAGAGATCCTGCTCATGGCCGACGTCGGCACCGAGCCTGCGCTGGAGCTGGTGGACCGGCTGCGCGAACGGGTGAAGGTCGAAGGCACCCAGGACACCGGGCAGGTCAAGGCGATGCTCACCGAGGAGCTGACCGCTCTGGTGGATCCCAGCCTCGATCGTCGCCTGACCGTGACAGCTGAAGGCCGCCCCGCCGTGATCATGGTGGTCGGCGTCAACGGCGTCGGAAAGACCACCACGATCGGCAAACTCGCCCGCATGCTCGTCGCCGAGGACAAGGACGTCCTGCTCGGCGCCGCCGACACATTCCGCGCCGCGGCGGCCGAACAGCTCAGCACCTGGGGCCACCGCGTGGGGGTCCCCACCGTGAAGTCCGACGTCGAAGGTGCAGACCCCGCCTCCGTGGCCTACGCGGCAGTGGACAAGGGCATTGAGCTCGAGACTGATGTCGTCATGATCGACACCGCCGGTCGCCTGCAGAACAAGGCCGACCTGATGAACGAGCTCGGCAAGGTCAAGCGCGTAGTCGAGAAGAAGTCTCCCGTGGACGAGGTCCTTCTCGTCCTGGACGCCACCGTCGGGCAGAACGGATTGAATCAGGCGAAGGTCTTCGCCGAGGTCGTCAACGTCACCGGCATCGTCCTCACCAAGCTCGACGGCACCGCACGCGGCGGAATCGTCGTCGCCATCCAGCGGCAGCTGGGGGTTCCGGTGAAGCTCATCGGACTGGGCGAGGGCCCCGATGACCTTGCGCCCTTTGACGCCGAAGAGTTCGTGACAGCCCTCCTCGAAGACCGCTGA
- a CDS encoding acyltransferase family protein: MATNHSAQAVPSDRSEQRRDGAQRHFQPEVQGLRALAVAAVVIYHFWPEELSGGYVGVDVFFVISGYLITAHLFREAVKTGSLQLGRFWARRIRRLLPSSLLVLFATSVASVLILPSTAWQGTLRQIIASTLYVQNWVLAGDAVAYSKADERATAVQHFWTLSVEEQFYVLWPVLLAATLGVLAFRTRNSGRGLKRTELRRAFLWVVGLLGLLSFSFSVYYTAMAPAQAYFVTPTRIWEFTLGAIAALVLGSSQFTGRWGNVLGWTGIAMIVSSAFFYSDVTPFPGWTALLPTVGTVLVLAYGGKSAGHGIHWWLSRRPAIAIGDWSYAIYLWHWPVVIFSPYVSEEAENWYIKVLLILGVFIISALSTRFFETPIRRARILIPTWRTMAAAATGMAFVIGSGTLAVSGMETRSTDVALTQEHPCYGYRAFSNPATCGDSFEGELGLWPSPAEVVEQNQEEVYPDCQADIDEEGVSQCLLGAEESEADGTIAVFGDSHATMWLPALDDVAEEEGKRLLALTRSACSPRGGETTDESSECQKGNEAIIERIVNDPQIETVIIAGSQMHNAFAAPRRELGLGRSGDELPGTALAMYEPIDRLLDADKEVAVFGEIPRMNYETRDKETLPECVALNEEDLSACNDQIEDTRVRDRWLTRSEEVFADEDGYHFVPTEDLVCRGGTCYAVLGGAITYSDNSHLSQTFVRSMSEELRERLTTAIRG, from the coding sequence ATGGCAACGAATCATTCGGCCCAGGCCGTCCCCTCTGATCGTTCGGAGCAGCGCAGAGACGGCGCGCAGAGGCACTTTCAGCCGGAGGTTCAGGGACTTCGAGCCCTGGCCGTCGCCGCCGTCGTCATCTATCACTTCTGGCCCGAAGAACTCAGCGGCGGCTACGTCGGTGTCGATGTGTTCTTCGTCATCTCTGGATACCTGATCACCGCGCATCTCTTCAGGGAGGCGGTCAAGACAGGTTCTCTGCAGTTAGGTCGCTTCTGGGCCCGTCGGATCAGGCGCCTTCTTCCGTCGAGCCTGCTGGTCCTCTTCGCAACCTCCGTCGCGTCCGTCCTGATTCTTCCTAGCACTGCGTGGCAAGGAACTCTCAGGCAGATCATCGCGTCCACGTTGTACGTCCAGAACTGGGTCCTGGCCGGAGACGCAGTGGCATATTCAAAGGCCGACGAACGCGCCACGGCTGTGCAGCACTTCTGGACCCTTTCGGTCGAGGAGCAGTTCTACGTGCTCTGGCCCGTTCTGCTTGCGGCCACTCTCGGCGTCCTGGCGTTCCGCACGCGCAATAGTGGACGGGGCCTGAAGCGCACTGAACTCAGAAGAGCGTTTCTCTGGGTAGTCGGATTGCTGGGGCTTCTGTCTTTCTCGTTCTCGGTGTACTACACCGCGATGGCACCGGCTCAGGCCTATTTCGTGACTCCGACCAGGATATGGGAGTTCACCTTAGGTGCGATCGCGGCCCTGGTGCTGGGTTCGTCGCAGTTCACCGGCAGATGGGGCAACGTCCTGGGCTGGACGGGTATTGCCATGATCGTCAGTTCCGCTTTCTTCTACAGCGATGTCACACCCTTCCCGGGGTGGACGGCGTTGCTGCCGACAGTAGGCACAGTCCTGGTTCTGGCCTACGGCGGCAAGAGTGCCGGTCACGGCATCCACTGGTGGCTCTCGCGCAGGCCGGCCATTGCCATAGGCGACTGGTCCTACGCCATCTACCTATGGCACTGGCCTGTGGTGATCTTCTCGCCATACGTGAGCGAGGAGGCCGAGAACTGGTATATCAAGGTGTTGCTCATTCTCGGTGTGTTCATCATTTCCGCGCTGAGCACTCGCTTCTTCGAGACGCCCATCCGACGCGCAAGGATCCTGATTCCGACTTGGAGGACGATGGCAGCGGCGGCAACAGGCATGGCGTTCGTCATCGGCTCAGGAACCCTCGCAGTGTCCGGGATGGAGACAAGATCAACGGACGTCGCTCTGACGCAGGAACACCCGTGTTACGGATATCGCGCCTTTTCGAACCCAGCCACGTGCGGCGATTCCTTTGAGGGTGAGTTGGGTCTCTGGCCCTCACCGGCAGAGGTCGTTGAACAGAATCAAGAAGAGGTCTACCCGGACTGCCAGGCGGACATCGACGAAGAAGGCGTCAGCCAGTGCTTGCTTGGCGCTGAAGAGTCTGAAGCGGATGGCACGATCGCGGTGTTTGGGGATTCACACGCCACTATGTGGCTCCCGGCGCTGGATGACGTAGCCGAGGAAGAGGGAAAACGGCTGCTGGCGTTGACGCGATCAGCCTGTAGCCCGCGAGGCGGGGAGACGACCGATGAGTCGAGCGAATGTCAGAAGGGGAATGAAGCGATCATTGAGCGGATCGTGAATGACCCACAGATCGAGACAGTCATCATCGCAGGCAGCCAGATGCACAATGCATTTGCAGCACCGAGGCGCGAGCTGGGTCTGGGTCGAAGCGGGGACGAGCTCCCGGGTACCGCGCTAGCCATGTATGAACCGATTGACAGGTTGCTGGATGCGGATAAGGAGGTCGCCGTCTTTGGAGAGATCCCGCGGATGAATTACGAAACCCGTGACAAGGAGACACTGCCCGAGTGCGTGGCCCTCAACGAGGAGGACCTCTCGGCCTGTAATGACCAGATTGAAGACACACGAGTGAGAGACCGCTGGCTGACTCGTTCAGAAGAGGTTTTTGCGGACGAGGACGGCTACCACTTCGTTCCCACTGAGGATCTTGTATGTCGTGGGGGAACTTGCTACGCCGTGCTGGGTGGCGCCATTACGTACTCTGACAACAGTCACTTATCCCAGACGTTCGTCCGGTCCATGAGTGAGGAACTCCGGGAACGTCTGACAACCGCCATCAGGGGCTAG